The DNA region CACTTATGCTCAGGGATGTCACATTCACAAGTGGCTCCCTGTGGCATCTCCTTACTGCAGCGATAGGACTGGGAAGCAGGGTGTGACAATCGAGTGGTACAAGGGAGATCAGTTCCAAGGCCAGCCTGTTGTCACCCAGAGGCGGAGCAACACTGACTTGTTCCTTTGGGATTCGGCGCCTCTGGCTCAGGTTGGCCCGGAATGGTCGGCTATCGCCACGACCCATCTCACGCCGACTACTACTGGCAAGCACACCATCTCATTCATGTCTGTCGGCCCAGGCAAGCTCTTCGTCAATGGTCGACTTGCGCTTGATCTTTGGGACTGGacagaggaaggggaggccATGTTTGATGGGTCTATCGACTATCTCGTCGAGGTTCAGATGGAGGCCGGCAGACCGGTGGAGCTTCGCGTCGAGATGACCAACGAGCTCCGGCCTATTGCCAAGCAGAAGCAGTTCAACATGACGCACAAGTACGGTGGTTGCCGTATCGGCTTCAAGGAGGAAGACCAGGTTGACTACCTCCAGGAAGCGGTCGAtgctgccaaggctgccgaTGTCGCTGTTGTTATCGTTGGTCTGGATGCCGAGTGGGAGTCTGAGGGGTATGATCGTCAGACTATGGACCTGCCTTCTGATGGGAGCCAGGATCGTCTTGTGGAGGCTATTGTCAAGGCGAACCCGAACACGGTTGTGGTGAACCAGTCCGGGTCACCGGTGACGATGCCTTGGGCTGATAGGGTGCCTGCCATTATCCAGGCTTGGTATCAGGGGCAGGAGGCGGGGAATGCGCTGGCTGATGCGCTGTTTGGGTTGAAGAATCCTAGTGGGAAGTTGCCTGTAGGTTTCTACCCCCTATTCATCACCATATATATGCGAGCGAGTATGTTGCTAACGAAATCATATCATCAGTGCACCTTTCCCAAACGCCTTCAAGACACGCCCGCCTACCACAACTGGCCGGGCGAGAACCTCGAGGTCGTTTACGGCGAGGGTCTCTACATTGGCTACCGGCACTACGACCGGACAAAGATTGCCCCTTTGTTCCCCTTTGGTCACGGGTTGTCTTACACCACCTTTGAATACGGGCGTCCCTCCCTCAGCTCCAAGGTCCTCACCCccgacaacaccatcgagCTTACTGTCGCGGTTAGCAACATCGGTGACGTTGCCGGGTTGGAGACGGTGCAGATCTATGTGAGGGATGAGAAGAGCAGGTTGCCAAGgccggagaaggagctggcgGCGTTTGAAAAGGTGGAGTTGGAGGCTGGGGAGACGAAGCATTTGAGGATAGGGCTGGATAAGTATGCGGTTGGGTATTTCGACacgagtttggggaggtggattgctgaggaggggaggtttgaGGTGCTTGTGGCGGCGAGCGCGGAGGATGTCAAGTATGTTTCGatctctcccccccctttcatTTTTACTGTTTTGTGTTTGACATGGAGCTGACATGGTGATTAGGTACTCTGTTGGGTTTGAGGTCAAGGAGTCGTTTACTTGGGTGTTTTAGACGTCCTCCTCGAGAAGTGgactcttttctttttctcggtttcttctttttcgatACCTTCTTTTCGGCATTGCATTATTTCGAGagattttgtttttttactttctttttcttcacttTTTCAAAGGGCATGGCACCGACAACCCCTGGGAAGACTACCTGCTAGGGGCCTCTGTTTGGTTTTTGCCATGTAATGGGAAcagggatggatggatatgGGTCACATCACTGGATAGGTAGTTATCGCTGCAggacctccctccccgactGATgaaggtttttttttttgggttgggggaacGGAGGGTGGGGAAATCGGGAACGAAGGTAACGATGGGGGTCCCTTTTTCGCTATTCTGGTTGTTCGACTAAGTAGGCTTCGTCATTGTATATGGCACCGCCCGCCCTCTTGGagcaggggggggaggggcgtggGGAGGGTTGTCTGCAGCGAGGGAAGAAAAGGACGGAAGGAAGATGCCTAAGGGCTGGTCTGGGTTGGATAGTATCCTGAAGCTTACCCACCAACGTTGTTGTGTTACATTCACTACATTTGCTCCCACCCACACATGACATGTGCTTTGTCTTGATGCTCCGTGTAGTGAGGAGCATATCATGATAAGTAACCCGGAGGACGGTAgcgaaggtggtgatggtgtgctTGTATACTGGTCTTTGGCTTGCTTGTAGTGTGTTGTGTAGCAGTAACTCTTCGAGGAGGCTCTTGACTGGAAGTGTCTCCAATGACAACGGGCTACATCATGGCCAAGATCCGGAATGGCACCGGATAGGTTGTGTGGCGCTGGTCACGATGTCGTAGTGAGTAGAGAGGCTATATAGGCTTACCAGACTTTTGGAGAGGACCAGGTGTGCTATTTAGGGTGTGGGGCTATCTGTGATCATGAAGTTTAATAT from Podospora pseudoanserina strain CBS 124.78 chromosome 1, whole genome shotgun sequence includes:
- a CDS encoding hypothetical protein (CAZy:GH3; EggNog:ENOG503NUZK; COG:G), with the protein product MTTITPVGSLEISPATSPGIEDPNASPIGSVDSNVTPDTEFSPPDSPFRHHATLAPVKEKRELARKKLSTLTLEEKVSLLTAADFWRTKSIPEKNIPAVKTSDGPNGARGGIFVGGTKAALFPCGISLAATWNKDILRQVGQHLAEEAKARQANILLAPTVCMHRHPLGGRNFESFSEDPLLTGKLAAQYIQGLQENGVAATIKHLDFVGNEQETHRLTIDSKIAERPLREIYLRPFEIAVREAKPWAVMSSYNLVNGVHADMNEHLLKDILRGEWQFDGAVISDWGGTNSTAESVKHGCDIEFPYSTKWRFEKVLEAIKDGKLTEADVDRAAENVLTLVERVKGSDMTAEAEEREDDRHETRELIREAGVQGLALLKNERSILPINPKTAKVAVIGPNANRAIAGGGGSASLNPYYNTLPLDSIRRVAQQPVTYAQGCHIHKWLPVASPYCSDRTGKQGVTIEWYKGDQFQGQPVVTQRRSNTDLFLWDSAPLAQVGPEWSAIATTHLTPTTTGKHTISFMSVGPGKLFVNGRLALDLWDWTEEGEAMFDGSIDYLVEVQMEAGRPVELRVEMTNELRPIAKQKQFNMTHKYGGCRIGFKEEDQVDYLQEAVDAAKAADVAVVIVGLDAEWESEGYDRQTMDLPSDGSQDRLVEAIVKANPNTVVVNQSGSPVTMPWADRVPAIIQAWYQGQEAGNALADALFGLKNPSGKLPCTFPKRLQDTPAYHNWPGENLEVVYGEGLYIGYRHYDRTKIAPLFPFGHGLSYTTFEYGRPSLSSKVLTPDNTIELTVAVSNIGDVAGLETVQIYVRDEKSRLPRPEKELAAFEKVELEAGETKHLRIGLDKYAVGYFDTSLGRWIAEEGRFEVLVAASAEDVKYSVGFEVKESFTWVF